The following is a genomic window from Pedobacter sp. KBS0701.
GTTTAACGCCCATTAACCTTACCGAATCGGCAATACGGTTTGGTTCGTCAACATCAACAGCCAGTGGTCTGCCTGTAGCAACCGCACAGAAAGAGCAACTGCGGGTACAGATGTTTCCTAAAATCATGAAAGTTGCCGTACCTGCGCCCCAGCATTCGCCCATATTCGGGCAATTGCCGCTTTCGCAAATGGTATGGAGCTTATGCGTGTCTACTAAACTGCGAACTTGTGCATATTCTTTACCAACGGGTAATTTTACACGTAACCAATCTGGTTTACGCTTTACTTCAGTCACAGCAGGTACTACCGGTAAATCAATCATGGTACAAAGTTAATGAATAGGATTGAAATGTTACAATGCCGAAATGTTTGAGGGTTGTAATAAAGTTGGATTAACTGGTGAATTGTTTAACTGTGGGGCCAACTTGTGAAGTCTGGCTGTGCAGAGGCGGAGCTAGACTTCGCAAGTTTAGCAAGGGCCTGTGGTGTCAGATATTTCTATCTGACACTAAAAAATTAATCTAAATCAATTTCAAAAGCAATTTGCCGTTTATTTTCTTTAAAACCAATCCGTTCGTAAAATTGATGACTTTCCGTTCGTTTGATGTTGCACCTTACCTTTAATTTCTTCGCCTGATGCTGTTCTGCCCAAAGTTTTATGCGTTCAATTAACTGTTTTCCTATTTTTAGGTTGCGGTAAGCAGCATCGACAACCAATCCGCCAATTTCGACAAAAGAATCTGACTCAATTCTTAAGGTATAAAAACCGTGGATCCAGCCAACCACCTTATTTTCGAAAATAGCAACATAAGCACAGTTCCCGTTACTGTTGTTAATCTGCCTGATCCTAAATAGTGTTTGTTCGATGTTACTCTCGTAACCCAATTGTGTAGACAGCCCTGCCACACTTTCTGCATCTTTTTCGGTTATTGCTCTGATTTTGACCATTTATACTAATGATTTAAGAAGTGAAACTAAGTTAAAGTTTAAATTCGATTCAACCGTCAGATGGTAAGAGCTGACGGTACGGATGTCTAGTACTGACAACTTACGAATTTGACGGGCCGGCGCCAGGGCTAACTACGATCCAAAATGCACCAGGCCTTGCCACCTAAACCCTATTGAAGCGGCAGCCTGAGCCCCTTCGGCGAAGCTACAGCAGAAAGAGGGACTGCTATTGCCGATAGGCACTACAGCACCTTTCCAAATAACAAGCTAGCAATACTACAATCTAGCAATGGAAACAATATAAGTTAATCATTCTGCCCGGTAGATAAATGTTAGCTAAAAATCATAAGCCTAACAATCCAATTTTAAACGTTTTAACTTTCTAACTAAATCTTACATTTGCAGTATGGATACTGGCTTACAGCTTTACAATACGCTTTCACGCAAAAAAGAACTTTTTCAACCCTTAAATGCACCCAATGTTGGGATGTATGTTTGCGGTCCTACTGTTTACAGCGATGTTCATTTGGGCAATTGTCGCACTTTTATTTCTTTCGATTTAATTTTCAGGTATCTTAAATATGCTGGTTATAAGGTGCGTTATGTGCGTAACATTACCGATGCAGGCCATTTGGAAGGCGATAGGGATGAGGGTGATGATAAGTTTGCAAAGCGTGCGAAATTGGAACAACTTGAGCCAATGGAAATTGTACAGAAATATACTTTGGGTTTCCATGATGTATTGCGCATGTTCAATACACAGCCGCCAAGTATCGAACCTACTGCTACAGGTCATATTATCGAACAGATTGAAATGATTAAGGTAATTATTGCCAATGGTTATGGTTACGAAGTGGATGGCAATGTATATTTTGATGTAGAAAAATATAGTAAGGAATACAATTATACGATTTTAACCAACCGCAACCTCGAAGACATGCTGAACAATACCCGCGAACTGGGTGGACAGGATGAGAAACGCGGAAGGTTAGATTTTGCGCTCTGGATAAAAGCAAAACCGGAAACTTTAATGCAATGGCAATCGCCATGGGGCATGGGCTTTCCGGGCTGGCATATTGAATGTTCGGCCATGAGCGCCAAATATTTGGGTGCAGAGTTTGATATCCATGGGGGTGGAATGGATTTAGCGGCTACGCACCATACCAATGAAATTGCACAATCGGAAGCTTGCAGCCATAAACAGCCTGCGCGCTATTGGATGCATACCAATATGCTTACCGTAAATGGCACACGCATGTCTAAATCTGCAGGTAATGGTTTCCTTCCTTTAGAATTGTTTACTGGTGACCACCCTCTACTGAAAAAAGGTTATAGCCCAATGACGGTAAAGTTTTTTATGTTGCAGGCGCATTACCGCAGTACTTTGGATTTCTCTAACGATGCCTTGGATGCTTCGGAAAAAGGATTCCGCCGTTTAATGTCAGCAATTGGTCTGCTGGATAAATTATCGGTTTCTGAACAGAATGATTTCGATATTGATGCATTGAAAGAAAAATGCATTAATGCGATGAATGACGACTTTAACAGTCCGATTTTGGTTGCCGAGTTATTTGAAGCCGTTCGTATTATCAATACCGTTTACGATGGTAAAGGAAAAATTTCTGCCGATGCTTTAGAAAAGTTAAAGCAATTGATTAATGATTTCGTATTCGGTATTTTAGGTTTGAAAGATGAGGATGCTGGTGGAAATGACTTAAATGGCGTTTTAGAGATGGTGATTAACTTACGGACTGAAGCAAAAGCGAATAAAGATTATGCAACATCTGACCGGATCCGCATAGGCTTACAGGAATTGGGTATCCAGCTTAAAGATGGCAAAGAGGGTACAACCTGGAGTAAGGCCTAGTTAGTTCTGAGAATGATCATCTCCTCAAGGGCGATGGATTAATCGCGAAAAAATACATTCTGGGCATTTTGAATTCATCAAGGAGTCTGTCCCCTTTGAAGGGGGCAGGAGGATGAAACATAGATGGAATAAGCTTATGAACAACTATAACCCTAAACTAAAAACTTTTGCCAGAGCTCATCGAAATGATAGTACCAAAGCGGAGATAAGAATGTGGTGCGAATTGTTGAGGAATAAGAAACTGTTGGGATATCCTTTTTTAAGATAGCGGCCGATTGCGAATTATATAGCCGATTTTTTCTCAAAGGATTTAAAGTTGGTCATCGAGGTTGATGGACTTTCGCATGAATGAGAAGGTCAATTTCAAAAGGATCAGATACGAGAAAAGGTTTTTAGGATGTTGGGCTTTAATATCCTACGGTTTACTGATGATGAAGTAATGCAAGATATTGAAAATGTAGATAGGACGATTAAACATTATATTGGAGTGTGGGAGAAGGAGCATCCTCGTACTAAATAAGAAGTCAATGCATCATCCCCCTTGCCCCCTTTCCAAGGGGGACGAGCTATCTCGAGGGAAAATCTGTCCCATTCTTAGGGAGCGGGGAAATACAAAACCAGCGCATGCAAAATCGTCGGAATTAAAAAATAGAATATTAGCATGGACAATTACCACTACAATCGTAAACTTTTTGCCAGAGCTCATCGGAATGACATTAGAAATATAGCAACCAATCGGGAAGTGCTTTAGGAGCCATTTAAAGAGAAAATAAGGAATTTAATGTGTAATTGTTAATTACTTTTAAGGTCGTGCATTAAAGAAAATTTTATATTCGCCAAACATATTATCTTAATTAATAATGAAACAATTATTTTCAACTGCAATAGCTTCACTTTTAGCCTTAAGTGCTTTTGCTCAAAAAAGCGACGGAACAACCAAATCTTTAATAAATGCTGAAAAGGATTTTGCTAAGTCAATTGCCAAAAATGGAGATAAAGAAGCCTACATAGACTATTCAACCACAGGTACTTTAGTATTCAGGCCCAATCCTGTTAACGCTAAAACTTTTTATGCGGGTAAGGCAAATGCTGAAAAAGAGATATCATGGACGCCAAATTTGGCAAAGGTATCGCGTAGTGGCGATTTAGGTTTCACTACCGGGCCGTATGAAATCGGAACTTCAGAAAAGAAATACGGTCAATACTTATCGATCTGGAAGCCGGAAAACGGCAGATGGAAATTAGTTGTTGATTTAGGAACGGAAAGCAATAAACCTTTAGCTAAATCTAGCCCACAGTTTATTGAACCTAAAGATCATTTTGCTCCAAAGTTCTTAAATGAAAAAGAAATTAAGGCTGGGAAGGATATTATCTTAACTACCGAAAAAACATTAAATACTTTGTTAAAAACACATGGAATTGCAGCATTTGGCGGCTTTTTAACCAACGATGCACGTTTACTTTTCCCAGGTAACGAAGCCATTGATGGAAAAGGAAAAATTATTGCTTTTTATAATGGAATGATCAGCAAAATTAACCTGAAAACAACAGGGGTAGATAAAGCAATCGGTAGTGATTTGGCTTATACCTATGGTGTTGCTACTATTGATTACAAAGCCGATTTACGTGAAAGTTTTAACTACGTTTTCGTTTACGAAAAAGCAGCCGATGCCAGCTGGAACTTAATTGTACAGGCTTTTGTACCTGCAGAAAGATAAATACAAATGTGAATTAAAGAAGGGCTATCTATAAAAAGAGGCCCTTTTTTCATTTTAGCATTTTACCTTCACCTGTAGTTAGGATCAGATTAGCTTAATATTATACCCTATTTTGAGCGTTTACAACTTCCATTTATGTTGGTTATTAAAGTTGTCAACTCACTAATAAAATGGCGCATTTTACGTTTAAAGATCATGCATAAAAATTTACTTCTATTCTCCGTTCTCGTTTTATTTTGTTTTAACGTTTCGGCACAAAAGAAAAGGTTCGATTTACAGGGCAAAGCCGGCGCACGTGGCATTATGCCCGAAAACACCATCGAAGGTATGCTAAAAGCATTAGATTTGGGCGTTACCACTTTAGAAATGGACGCCGTGATTTCGAAAGATAAACAGGTGGTACTTTCGCAGGAGCCTTATTTTAACAACGAAATTTCGCTTCAGCCCAATGGGAAAGCCATCACCTTAAAAGACCAGAAGAATTTCAATATCTACAAAATGGACTATGAGCAGGTTAAAAAGTTCGATGTAGGCAGTAAGGTGCACAGCCGTTTTCCGGGACAGATGAAATTTAAGGCTTACAAACCCCTGCTCTCTGCAACCATAGATGCTGCAGAGGCTTATGTGAAAGAACACAAACTGGCTAAACCGATGTACAGTATTGAAACAAAAACGATTAAAAACGGCGATAACGAATTCCACCCTGAGCCTGCAGAGTTTGTAGACCTTATTATGGAGGTAATCAATGCCAGGAAATTAAGCAAAAGAGTCATTATCGAATCGTTTGATATGAGAACGCTTCAATATCTGCATGAGAAATACCCTAAAATACAAACTTCATTATTGATTGATGAAAAAGAACCCTTTGAAGATTATATTGATAAATTAGGATTTAAACCGACTATTTATAGTCCCTATTCCGTTCTGGTTGGTAAAGGTCTGGTAGACCGCTGTCATGCGATGGGCATCAAAATTATTCCCTGGACTGTAAATACGGTAAAGGAGCTTAAATATTTTATGGATTTAGGTGTCGATGGTGTGCTTACCGATTACCCTAATATTATGGGACAGTTGAATAACTAACCTAACATTTGGTATCTCACTGACAGAATAAATAGTAACTAAGCTGATTGGTGTGACACCAACCAATAGAGAGGGCGGGATAGATCAAACAAAAAAAGCGCAGATTTTAGCGCTTTTTTTGATCTTTACTAATGCCTAGTGGTGCGATTCAGGAGCTTCCGTGTGGTGTGCTTCAGTTTTCTCATGTGAAGAAGTTTCTTCATCATGGTGGAAAATTGGTCTTGTGAAAGCCACTAGCAGGATTAAAACAATAATCCAAGCCGTTAATGGTAATGCCCAAATGCCTTTAGTTTGCTGAACTGGCGCGTGTGAATCGTGAGCTGACATATCGAATATTTTTGATTTAAGAATTTATGCTTTGTAATTGTGTGGTAAAGATAATAACAAAATTAAAATAAAAAGATAAAATGGCGATTTGTATGTAAAAGCATAAGGGATAAAAGGCCTGGCCTTTTATCCCTGTAAATCGTAAACCATTTTTTTGGTGCTGTTCATTTTGCTTTTGATGCGGTTCTGATGCTCAAGTAAAGCACCATGTTCATCCTGAACGGCATTAAACAGTTCTGCTTTTTTAAAATAGTTGGCTGCCTCTGTAAAATTTTGCTGTTGTTCTGCATGCAAACCTAAACTTTCATAAATGTGGGCTTCGCAAACACCTGCAACGCTTAAAGCTTTATCGGCAATCTGTTTAACCAGCTTATGCATTTTTAGCGTAATCACCAGCTTTAAGTAAGGCTCGTAAACCTCAGGAAAATCGGCGTCGAGTTCGGTGCAGCGTTTGTAATAATAACCAGCGGTTTTGTAATCCTTAAAACGTTCATGATAAATATCTCCCAATTGAAAATAACCCCTGGCGTAATCAGGATCAAAGGCAATAAGTTCATTAAAATATTGAAGTGCTTTAGGCAGCTCGCCCCAGTGCAATTCTTCAATAGCCTGTAGATATTTTTCTTCTACAGTGGTATAAATGTCCATAACGGATATAATTAATTTTGTTAAGCGGTATTTTGCTTAACAAATGGATAATAAATGATTTTTAAATTTGGATTTTATTGTGTTGAACAGTAAAACCGAGCTAAGGGTTGGGAAGGAAATTTAAGTCAATACCCAAGCCCTTTATGCCACAAGACGGGCTAAAGCTTAACTGTTGGATATGTAGTTGACGTAGCATTTCTGTAAATTTGATGCAAAGATATTTATTTTCAGTGAATTGCAAATTATTTTTTCGATTGATCAGCTCTTCATCCTGATAAGTGCATTTTTAATCTGCCTCCTATGCCTTAAAATATGAACAATGGCATGCTCTAGCATCTGTTCTACATCGTATTGTTGCCCCCACCTTGTGTTGATCTTTTTTGATTGATCGAACTCTTCCATGGTGATGTCGGGATTTCTGGCGAAAAAGTCCTCGTTATATTTGAGCGCTTCCCGGAGCCTTGAAATATAGGCTGCCACCTGATCAAATTGCAATCGTTCCGGCCTGGTAGTTTCTAATCCGATGGAGTTTTCGATATAAACGGCATAACTGAACATTGAGGCAGTTACATGCGTTAAAATAGTTTGGATGGAAATACAATCTGTATTTGAACTTTCTGGCTCAATGGTTTTCAGTAGTTGCTGTTGGCTGATTAGTTCAATTACTTCAATCAGCTCATCAACTGCTTTTTTATATTCATCCATTAGTGCAGCAATTGCACCGGTAAGGTTATTGGCTTCCATCGTTAAACAAATATAATTGTTTGCAGTGAGTTGATTTAGTAAATAACTCCCTTTAATTCCCGTCATTTGGAGCGGAGAGCAAAGCAGCGGGGAACGAGATGACGACTTTTCTATCCAAATCTGTTTTGAGAAATTTAGCTTAACATCTTTCCTGCAAAGTATGCGCTGATCCCAATATTAAAATCAGGGCGGTTAACGCCACGACTAAAGTTTTACAATAAATCTTTAATAATTTTCTCGATTGATAAACCTTCAGCTTCCGCACGATAGTTACGCACAATACGGTGACGTAAAATAGGCTCTGCTACAGCTTTCACATCTTCAATATCAGGAGAATATTTTCCGGTTACTGCGGCATGGCATTTTGCGCCTAATACTAAAAACTGTGAAGCACGCGGACCTGCACCCCAGCTAATGTATTTATTAACGGCATCGGTAGCAAACTCACTGTTTGGACGGGTTTTAGCAGCCAGCTTAACAGCATATTCCAAAACGTTATCGGTAATGGGAATATCGCGGATCAGTTTCTGGAAATATTGTATATCATCTGCATGGATAACTTTCTGCAGTTGGGTGGTTTTATTACTGGTGGTGTTTTTTACGATGTTCAACTCATCTGCAAAGGCAGGATAATTTAATTGAATGTTGAACATGAAACGATCTAATTGGGCTTCAGGCAGGGGATAAGTTCCTTCTTGTTCAATAGGGTTTTGTGTGGCCAAAACGAAAAATGGTTTTGGTAGAATATGGGTCTGTCCAGCTGCGGTAACCGATTTCTCCTGCATGGCTTCTAACAAAGCTGCCTGGGTTTTCGGTGGTGTACGGTTAATCTCATCAGCAAGGATAATATTGGAAAAAACAGGCCCTTTTATAAATTTAAAGTGCCTGTCTTCTCCTAAAATCTCTGCGCCAATAATATCGCTTGGCATTAGATCGGGTGTAAACTGAATCCGGTTAAAATCGAGGTCTAAAACGGAAGCAACGGTTTGTACAAGTAAAGTTTTAGCCAAGCCTGGTACGCCAACCAACAAACAGTGTCCGTTGCTAAAAATGGCGATTAAAACAGATTTGATGATGTCATCTTGTCCAACTACTACTTTGCTTATTTCGGCTTTTATATTGTTGAAAGATTGATGAAGTGCATCAACAGCTTCTACTTCGTTCTTATACTGCATTGGTATTATTTTGCGGCTGTGGTTTTAGTCCAGATTTTTAATTCATCACAGGTATTAAATTCATCGTCGATTTTAATGTAGGTGCTCTCGCGACGTTTTTCAAACCATTCGCTTAAAGTACGATTAATTTTATCACTTTGTGCGGCATCTCTGATTTTTGGGAAATCTTGAGCTAAGTTTGCTTTGTGTGGTGGAATTTTAGATTTTAAATACAAAATACGGTACCCTTGTTTTCCATCAGCTGCAGTAAATAAATCAGGTTTGGAAATGCCACCAATTTTCATAGTATCGATTACCAAAAATACCGATGGATCTAATTTATCAACAGGAATAAAAGTACTTCTGGCCTGAACATTTTCAGCATTAAGCATCATACCGCCATTGTATTTACTCTCTTTATTGTCTGAATAAAGGTTTGCCGCAGCAGCGAAACTTAATTTTTTACCGATAATGTTATTGTAAATACTATCTGCATGTAATTTTAAGCGTGTTAAACTTTCTGGTGTGGTTTTAGGTGTAATTAAAATATGTCTAACGTGTACCTGCTCACCTCTACGCTCTAAAACCTGTAAAAAGTGGAAACCGTAATCTGTTTCGAATACTGGCGAAATTTCTCCGGCTTTTAATTTAAACGCCCAGGCTGTAAATTCTTTAACCATGGTATTCCTGTCGATAAAACCATAATCACCCCCATCTGAAGCAGAACCTGGATCTTCAGAATAGGTTTTAGCTAAAACGCCCATATCTTCGCCACTTTTAACCCTTAATCGAAGGGCTTCAATTTTATCGCGGAATTTCTGTTTTTCCGCTCTGGTTAACTGTGGATTTAAAATTACTTCACCAACCTCAAC
Proteins encoded in this region:
- a CDS encoding GNAT family N-acetyltransferase: MVKIRAITEKDAESVAGLSTQLGYESNIEQTLFRIRQINNSNGNCAYVAIFENKVVGWIHGFYTLRIESDSFVEIGGLVVDAAYRNLKIGKQLIERIKLWAEQHQAKKLKVRCNIKRTESHQFYERIGFKENKRQIAFEIDLD
- the cysS gene encoding cysteine--tRNA ligase, which produces MDTGLQLYNTLSRKKELFQPLNAPNVGMYVCGPTVYSDVHLGNCRTFISFDLIFRYLKYAGYKVRYVRNITDAGHLEGDRDEGDDKFAKRAKLEQLEPMEIVQKYTLGFHDVLRMFNTQPPSIEPTATGHIIEQIEMIKVIIANGYGYEVDGNVYFDVEKYSKEYNYTILTNRNLEDMLNNTRELGGQDEKRGRLDFALWIKAKPETLMQWQSPWGMGFPGWHIECSAMSAKYLGAEFDIHGGGMDLAATHHTNEIAQSEACSHKQPARYWMHTNMLTVNGTRMSKSAGNGFLPLELFTGDHPLLKKGYSPMTVKFFMLQAHYRSTLDFSNDALDASEKGFRRLMSAIGLLDKLSVSEQNDFDIDALKEKCINAMNDDFNSPILVAELFEAVRIINTVYDGKGKISADALEKLKQLINDFVFGILGLKDEDAGGNDLNGVLEMVINLRTEAKANKDYATSDRIRIGLQELGIQLKDGKEGTTWSKA
- a CDS encoding DUF4440 domain-containing protein, which gives rise to MKQLFSTAIASLLALSAFAQKSDGTTKSLINAEKDFAKSIAKNGDKEAYIDYSTTGTLVFRPNPVNAKTFYAGKANAEKEISWTPNLAKVSRSGDLGFTTGPYEIGTSEKKYGQYLSIWKPENGRWKLVVDLGTESNKPLAKSSPQFIEPKDHFAPKFLNEKEIKAGKDIILTTEKTLNTLLKTHGIAAFGGFLTNDARLLFPGNEAIDGKGKIIAFYNGMISKINLKTTGVDKAIGSDLAYTYGVATIDYKADLRESFNYVFVYEKAADASWNLIVQAFVPAER
- a CDS encoding glycerophosphodiester phosphodiesterase family protein encodes the protein MHKNLLLFSVLVLFCFNVSAQKKRFDLQGKAGARGIMPENTIEGMLKALDLGVTTLEMDAVISKDKQVVLSQEPYFNNEISLQPNGKAITLKDQKNFNIYKMDYEQVKKFDVGSKVHSRFPGQMKFKAYKPLLSATIDAAEAYVKEHKLAKPMYSIETKTIKNGDNEFHPEPAEFVDLIMEVINARKLSKRVIIESFDMRTLQYLHEKYPKIQTSLLIDEKEPFEDYIDKLGFKPTIYSPYSVLVGKGLVDRCHAMGIKIIPWTVNTVKELKYFMDLGVDGVLTDYPNIMGQLNN
- a CDS encoding tetratricopeptide repeat protein, giving the protein MDIYTTVEEKYLQAIEELHWGELPKALQYFNELIAFDPDYARGYFQLGDIYHERFKDYKTAGYYYKRCTELDADFPEVYEPYLKLVITLKMHKLVKQIADKALSVAGVCEAHIYESLGLHAEQQQNFTEAANYFKKAELFNAVQDEHGALLEHQNRIKSKMNSTKKMVYDLQG
- a CDS encoding DinB family protein, coding for MTGIKGSYLLNQLTANNYICLTMEANNLTGAIAALMDEYKKAVDELIEVIELISQQQLLKTIEPESSNTDCISIQTILTHVTASMFSYAVYIENSIGLETTRPERLQFDQVAAYISRLREALKYNEDFFARNPDITMEEFDQSKKINTRWGQQYDVEQMLEHAIVHILRHRRQIKNALIRMKS
- a CDS encoding MoxR family ATPase encodes the protein MQYKNEVEAVDALHQSFNNIKAEISKVVVGQDDIIKSVLIAIFSNGHCLLVGVPGLAKTLLVQTVASVLDLDFNRIQFTPDLMPSDIIGAEILGEDRHFKFIKGPVFSNIILADEINRTPPKTQAALLEAMQEKSVTAAGQTHILPKPFFVLATQNPIEQEGTYPLPEAQLDRFMFNIQLNYPAFADELNIVKNTTSNKTTQLQKVIHADDIQYFQKLIRDIPITDNVLEYAVKLAAKTRPNSEFATDAVNKYISWGAGPRASQFLVLGAKCHAAVTGKYSPDIEDVKAVAEPILRHRIVRNYRAEAEGLSIEKIIKDLL
- a CDS encoding peptidylprolyl isomerase, with amino-acid sequence MKKVFLVATALICLFLNSFAQKHTVDKVAAVVGNNIILLSDLNQQYTQYLYQGNQPNNDIKCKILQQTLTQKLLKQQAEIDSVMVEDGAVDDEVNKRMRYSMQRAGGQERLEQFLNKSVLQYKDEIRPSVKDELIAQKMQQKITENINVTPMEVEKYFKSLGDSIPEFNTEVEVGEVILNPQLTRAEKQKFRDKIEALRLRVKSGEDMGVLAKTYSEDPGSASDGGDYGFIDRNTMVKEFTAWAFKLKAGEISPVFETDYGFHFLQVLERRGEQVHVRHILITPKTTPESLTRLKLHADSIYNNIIGKKLSFAAAANLYSDNKESKYNGGMMLNAENVQARSTFIPVDKLDPSVFLVIDTMKIGGISKPDLFTAADGKQGYRILYLKSKIPPHKANLAQDFPKIRDAAQSDKINRTLSEWFEKRRESTYIKIDDEFNTCDELKIWTKTTAAK